The following proteins are co-located in the Maridesulfovibrio sp. genome:
- a CDS encoding Na(+)-translocating NADH-quinone reductase subunit A: MIKLKKGLDIPISGEPALDIFEEKSPSTVAVLGGDYVGMKPSMAVAEGDTVKLGQPIFADKKIDGVVFTAPGAGKVLAVNRGERRILQSVVIELDEAAGEVEFPAYDSDKLLGLDREKVVDNLVKSGMWTAFRTRPFSKTPAPESEPRSIFVTAMDTNPLAMDPAPIIWKESDAWLDGLRVLTCINDTINVCVTGGTALPLIQEVKMHMFSGPHPAGLPGTHIHFVDPVGPSKTVWHIGYQDVIAIGKLFTTGRLATERYVALSGPMVNRPRIIKTRMGANLDEMLAGELKGGAVRAISGSVLTGTKAEGPLAFLGRFHNQVSVLTEGGESELLGWLAPGCNKFSVKSIFASAFSKKIKRFDMNTLLGGSHRAIFPTGAYEQVMPLDILPTYLVRAMAVMDTDEAQALGCLELDEEDLALLSFVDCGKNDFGLMLREVLTQIEKEG; the protein is encoded by the coding sequence ATGATAAAACTCAAAAAAGGACTCGATATTCCTATCTCGGGCGAGCCCGCACTGGATATTTTCGAAGAAAAATCTCCCAGTACCGTGGCTGTCCTCGGTGGTGACTATGTCGGAATGAAACCGAGCATGGCCGTTGCTGAGGGAGATACGGTCAAGCTGGGACAGCCCATCTTTGCGGATAAAAAGATTGACGGCGTCGTCTTTACCGCACCGGGAGCCGGAAAGGTCCTTGCTGTTAACAGAGGTGAGCGCAGGATTTTACAATCTGTGGTCATCGAACTTGATGAAGCTGCCGGCGAAGTGGAGTTCCCGGCATATGATTCAGACAAACTGCTCGGCCTGGATCGGGAAAAGGTTGTCGATAATCTAGTGAAATCCGGTATGTGGACCGCGTTTCGTACGCGTCCCTTCAGCAAGACTCCGGCCCCGGAATCCGAACCTCGTTCAATCTTTGTCACAGCTATGGATACCAATCCGCTAGCTATGGACCCAGCTCCCATTATTTGGAAAGAATCCGACGCATGGTTGGATGGTTTGCGCGTACTTACCTGCATTAACGATACAATTAATGTCTGCGTTACCGGCGGGACTGCGCTGCCACTGATTCAGGAAGTGAAAATGCATATGTTTTCGGGACCGCATCCTGCCGGTCTGCCTGGAACCCATATACATTTCGTTGATCCGGTAGGTCCTTCCAAGACGGTTTGGCACATAGGCTATCAGGATGTCATTGCCATAGGTAAACTTTTTACCACCGGCAGGCTTGCCACCGAACGTTATGTCGCTCTCTCCGGTCCGATGGTTAACCGTCCGCGTATCATCAAAACCCGCATGGGCGCTAATCTTGATGAAATGCTGGCCGGTGAACTCAAGGGCGGAGCTGTCAGGGCTATTTCCGGTTCGGTTCTGACCGGGACAAAAGCAGAGGGGCCACTGGCCTTTTTAGGTCGTTTCCACAATCAGGTCTCAGTCCTTACTGAAGGCGGGGAAAGTGAACTCTTGGGCTGGCTGGCTCCGGGTTGCAATAAATTCTCCGTTAAATCCATATTTGCATCGGCTTTCAGTAAAAAGATAAAGCGCTTTGATATGAATACGCTTTTGGGAGGCAGTCACCGTGCCATCTTCCCCACCGGGGCTTATGAGCAGGTTATGCCGCTGGACATCCTGCCGACTTATCTGGTCCGGGCTATGGCGGTCATGGATACGGATGAAGCGCAGGCCCTCGGTTGTCTGGAGCTGGATGAGGAAGACCTCGCCCTGTTGTCCTTCGTGGATTGCGGCAAGAATGATTTCGGGCTCATGCTGCGCGAAGTCCTCACTCAAATTGAGAAGGAAGGGTAA
- a CDS encoding NADH:ubiquinone reductase (Na(+)-transporting) subunit B: MRKLLDKMHGAVTGDGKYKKYYPVYEMVDTFLYSPTETSSGSPHVRDAIDLKRVMITVVFALIPCFYMAMWNTGYQANAALASMGLEAGTGWRWSVMSGLGLSANPESFGANIMLGALYFFPIYIVCNIAGGFWETLFAVIRKHEINEGFLVTGSLIPLIVPPHIPLWQVALATSFGVVIGKEIFGGTGKNILNPALLARAFLFFAYPAHISGNSVWVPVDGFSGATPLALAAEGGINAVMAKYSWWDCFIGTIPGSLGETSTLACLIGGAVLVFTGIASWRIMVSLLGGAFAVAIIFNAVSSGTNPMMTVSPLWHLVMGGLAFGMVYMATDPVSSSMTHKGQFYYGALIGIMIVLIRTVNPAYPEGVMLAILFGNVCAPFIDSLVMRANIKRRTVRSV, from the coding sequence ATGAGAAAACTGCTTGATAAAATGCATGGTGCCGTCACCGGGGATGGGAAATACAAGAAGTATTATCCGGTCTACGAGATGGTGGACACTTTTTTATATTCGCCGACCGAAACCAGTTCCGGGTCGCCACACGTGCGCGATGCCATTGATTTGAAAAGGGTCATGATTACTGTAGTCTTCGCTCTGATTCCCTGTTTTTACATGGCAATGTGGAACACCGGTTATCAGGCTAACGCCGCGCTGGCTTCCATGGGGCTTGAAGCGGGTACAGGATGGCGCTGGAGCGTCATGAGCGGACTAGGGCTGAGTGCCAACCCTGAAAGTTTCGGGGCCAACATCATGTTGGGTGCTCTTTACTTCTTTCCAATTTATATCGTCTGCAATATCGCCGGTGGATTCTGGGAAACCTTGTTTGCCGTTATTCGCAAACATGAAATCAACGAAGGTTTTCTGGTCACCGGTTCGCTTATTCCGTTGATTGTTCCTCCGCATATCCCGCTCTGGCAGGTCGCTCTGGCAACCAGTTTCGGTGTGGTTATCGGTAAGGAAATCTTCGGCGGAACAGGCAAGAACATCCTCAACCCGGCCCTTCTGGCCCGCGCCTTTCTTTTCTTCGCTTATCCTGCCCATATCTCAGGCAACAGTGTCTGGGTACCGGTAGACGGATTTTCCGGTGCCACTCCGTTGGCTCTGGCTGCCGAAGGAGGAATAAATGCGGTAATGGCCAAATATTCATGGTGGGACTGCTTCATCGGAACCATTCCGGGTTCCTTGGGTGAAACATCAACTCTGGCCTGCCTGATCGGCGGGGCCGTTCTGGTCTTCACCGGAATTGCTTCATGGCGGATTATGGTTTCACTGCTGGGCGGAGCCTTTGCAGTTGCGATCATTTTTAATGCTGTCAGCAGCGGAACCAATCCCATGATGACTGTCAGCCCGCTCTGGCATCTGGTCATGGGTGGTTTGGCTTTCGGAATGGTCTACATGGCCACTGACCCGGTTTCATCGTCAATGACTCACAAAGGTCAATTCTATTATGGTGCCCTTATCGGAATCATGATTGTCCTGATCCGTACGGTCAATCCGGCCTATCCTGAAGGAGTCATGTTGGCGATTCTGTTCGGTAACGTGTGTGCCCCATTTATAGATAGCCTCGTGATGCGGGCCAACATCAAGCGTAGGACGGTGCGCAGTGTCTAA
- a CDS encoding Na(+)-translocating NADH-quinone reductase subunit C has protein sequence MSNDSTKKVFTVAFSLCLVCSLLVSAAAVGLKSIQEDNKVKERKENILKAAGIYNEDVPVDELYKQIEAKVVDLATGEYVDMDAAGYDQRKAAKDPATSVVIPSADDQAGIGRHAKYANVYLLKDGDSLKRVVLPIHGKGLWSTMYGFIALDPDLNTVKNFGFYEHAETPGLGGEVDNSDWKALWVDKKVYNAKGDPVIDVIKGSVNAEDPQAAYKVDGLAGATLTSRGVSNLVRYWLGQGGFAPYLKRLATEGGEHNG, from the coding sequence GTGTCTAACGATTCCACAAAAAAAGTATTTACTGTGGCGTTTTCCCTGTGTCTGGTCTGTTCGCTGCTTGTCTCGGCTGCAGCTGTGGGCCTTAAATCCATTCAGGAAGATAACAAGGTCAAGGAACGCAAGGAAAATATTCTCAAGGCTGCGGGCATCTACAATGAAGATGTGCCTGTAGACGAACTTTATAAACAGATAGAAGCCAAGGTCGTCGATCTGGCTACCGGTGAATATGTTGATATGGACGCTGCCGGATATGATCAGCGTAAAGCGGCCAAGGACCCTGCTACCAGTGTTGTCATCCCTTCCGCAGATGATCAGGCAGGTATCGGACGTCATGCGAAGTATGCCAACGTCTATCTTCTCAAAGACGGAGACAGTTTGAAGCGTGTGGTTTTACCCATTCACGGGAAGGGACTATGGTCGACCATGTACGGTTTCATTGCTCTTGATCCTGATTTGAACACGGTCAAGAATTTTGGCTTCTATGAGCATGCCGAAACTCCCGGCCTTGGCGGAGAAGTGGACAATTCGGATTGGAAAGCCCTGTGGGTGGACAAAAAAGTCTACAACGCAAAAGGGGATCCGGTGATCGATGTGATCAAGGGATCGGTTAACGCCGAAGACCCGCAGGCTGCTTACAAGGTGGATGGTCTGGCCGGGGCTACCCTTACTTCCCGCGGTGTTTCCAATCTGGTGCGTTACTGGCTGGGACAGGGCGGATTCGCACCCTACCTCAAGCGACTTGCAACCGAGGGAGGTGAACATAATGGCTAA
- a CDS encoding NADH:ubiquinone reductase (Na(+)-transporting) subunit D gives MAKFKEIMLKPLLEDNPIAVQILGICSALAVTTKLETAFVMSLAVMFVTAASNASVSSIRQHIPSSIRIIVMMTIIATLVIIVDQFLKAFAYGVSKQLSVFVGLIITNCIVMGRAEAFAMQNSPKLSLADGIGNGLGYGLVLLTVAFLREFFGSGKVFGFSILKLTSEGGWYEPNGLMLLPPSAFFIIGLLIWSVNIYEKRKNKR, from the coding sequence ATGGCTAAGTTCAAAGAAATAATGCTCAAGCCGCTTCTGGAGGATAACCCCATTGCGGTTCAGATTCTCGGTATTTGTTCCGCTCTGGCTGTAACCACCAAGCTGGAAACTGCTTTCGTAATGAGTCTTGCAGTAATGTTCGTTACTGCGGCTTCAAACGCATCGGTCAGTTCCATACGGCAGCATATACCGTCGAGTATCCGTATCATTGTCATGATGACTATCATCGCGACGTTGGTAATCATTGTTGACCAGTTCCTGAAGGCTTTTGCCTACGGGGTCAGCAAACAGCTTTCGGTCTTCGTAGGACTGATCATAACAAACTGCATAGTCATGGGGCGTGCAGAGGCATTTGCCATGCAGAATTCCCCGAAGCTGAGTCTTGCCGATGGTATCGGTAACGGTCTGGGCTATGGACTGGTACTTCTCACTGTAGCCTTCCTGCGCGAATTTTTCGGCTCAGGTAAGGTTTTCGGTTTTAGCATTCTCAAGTTGACTTCCGAAGGTGGGTGGTATGAACCCAACGGCCTTATGCTCCTGCCGCCCAGTGCATTCTTTATCATCGGGCTGCTTATCTGGTCGGTTAACATCTATGAAAAGCGTAAGAACAAACGCTAG
- the nqrE gene encoding NADH:ubiquinone reductase (Na(+)-transporting) subunit E, giving the protein MALAFFLGMCTYLAVSKKVATALGLGVAVVVVMTITVPVNNLLYNYFLREGALAWAGFGETDLTFVGLISYIGVIAAIVQIMEMTLDKYVPSLYNALGIFLPLITVNCAILGASLFMVERDYNFVESVTFGFGSGVGWALAIVLLAGIREKMKYSDVPEGLEGLGITFIVVGLMSFGFLSFSGIQM; this is encoded by the coding sequence ATGGCGTTAGCCTTCTTTCTGGGGATGTGTACCTATCTGGCCGTATCCAAGAAAGTTGCTACCGCTCTTGGCCTTGGTGTGGCTGTCGTAGTGGTCATGACCATTACCGTCCCGGTTAACAACCTGCTCTACAACTACTTCCTGCGGGAAGGAGCTTTGGCGTGGGCCGGATTCGGAGAGACTGATCTGACCTTTGTCGGCCTTATTTCCTACATCGGTGTTATCGCGGCCATTGTCCAGATTATGGAGATGACCCTCGATAAGTACGTGCCGTCCCTATACAATGCGTTGGGGATTTTTCTGCCGCTGATCACGGTTAACTGCGCCATCCTCGGTGCCTCCCTCTTTATGGTGGAGCGTGATTACAACTTCGTGGAATCCGTGACTTTCGGTTTCGGTTCCGGTGTCGGCTGGGCTCTGGCTATCGTTCTTCTGGCCGGTATCCGTGAGAAGATGAAGTATTCGGACGTGCCGGAAGGGCTGGAGGGACTGGGGATCACCTTTATTGTGGTCGGACTGATGTCCTTTGGATTCCTGTCCTTTTCCGGAATCCAGATGTAG
- the nqrF gene encoding NADH:ubiquinone reductase (Na(+)-transporting) subunit F, which produces MVEIILGVVMFTGVVLALCVFILLARAKLVPSGEVNIEINNDPEKTIEVRPGTKLLGALAEKEIYVPSACGGGGSCGQCKCKVFEGGGDILPTETSHVSKREAREGVRLACQVNVKQDMKIEVPAEIFDIKKWECTVKSNIPRATFIKELTLELPEGENVDFRAGGYIQIEAPAHTVNYKDFEVGDKFREDWDKFDLWRYTSVVKEPIVRAYSMANYPEEKGIIMLNVRVCPPPPFAPDAPPGQMSSFIYSLKPGDKVTISGPYGEFFARDTDAEMVFIGGGAGMAPMRSHIFDQLKRLSTTRKVSYWYGARSLREMFYVEEFDKLAEECPNFTWHVALSDPLPEDNWSGYTGFIHNVLFENYIKQHPAPEDCEFYMCGPPMMASAVEKMLMDQGVEKENIMYDNFGG; this is translated from the coding sequence ATGGTTGAAATAATACTCGGTGTTGTGATGTTTACCGGCGTGGTTCTTGCGCTGTGTGTGTTCATCCTTCTAGCCCGGGCCAAGCTTGTCCCGAGCGGCGAGGTGAACATCGAAATTAACAATGATCCGGAAAAAACAATTGAAGTTCGTCCCGGAACCAAGCTGCTCGGTGCGCTGGCGGAAAAGGAAATATATGTTCCTTCGGCCTGCGGTGGCGGTGGTTCCTGCGGACAGTGCAAATGCAAGGTTTTTGAAGGTGGCGGAGATATTCTGCCCACGGAAACCTCCCATGTCAGCAAACGCGAGGCCCGCGAAGGCGTCCGTCTTGCCTGTCAGGTTAATGTTAAACAGGATATGAAGATTGAGGTTCCGGCTGAAATCTTTGATATCAAGAAGTGGGAATGCACAGTTAAATCCAATATTCCACGTGCTACTTTCATTAAAGAGCTCACTCTTGAACTGCCTGAAGGTGAAAATGTGGATTTCCGTGCCGGTGGCTACATTCAGATCGAAGCTCCGGCCCACACTGTCAATTACAAGGACTTCGAAGTCGGCGACAAATTCAGGGAAGACTGGGATAAATTTGATCTCTGGAGATATACTTCGGTGGTCAAGGAACCCATTGTCCGGGCCTATTCCATGGCCAACTACCCTGAGGAAAAGGGCATAATCATGCTTAACGTGCGTGTCTGCCCGCCGCCTCCATTCGCTCCTGATGCCCCTCCCGGGCAGATGTCTTCGTTTATCTACAGTCTGAAGCCCGGAGACAAAGTTACAATTTCCGGACCTTACGGTGAGTTCTTTGCCCGTGATACTGATGCCGAAATGGTTTTTATCGGTGGCGGCGCGGGTATGGCTCCCATGCGCTCACACATCTTCGACCAGCTCAAGCGCCTTAGCACAACGCGTAAGGTCAGCTACTGGTATGGAGCGCGCAGCCTGCGGGAGATGTTCTATGTAGAGGAATTCGACAAGCTGGCCGAGGAGTGTCCGAACTTCACATGGCATGTAGCACTGTCCGATCCTTTGCCAGAGGACAATTGGAGTGGCTATACCGGCTTTATTCATAATGTCCTGTTTGAGAACTATATTAAGCAGCATCCTGCCCCTGAAGATTGCGAATTCTACATGTGTGGGCCGCCGATGATGGCTTCCGCAGTTGAAAAGATGCTTATGGATCAGGGTGTGGAAAAGGAAAACATAATGTATGACAACTTCGGCGGATAA
- a CDS encoding FAD:protein FMN transferase: MKWFSGTLAKVIGLIVLLLLLALMLVGCGNSSDPVRIQGRAIGTTYSITAYGLPENLSPEDLRKGVELVVAGVNSAMSLFKPDSELSRFNAYRKDDWFLVSKELADVVHTAKAVNRITGGAFDITIAPLVNLWGFGPDKRPEIIPTEDEIKEAKANVGSDLIEVRFDPPALKKLTPAITLDLAAIAKGYCVDAVSSWLKASGVSSYMVEIGGEIRTVGVKPDNAPWRIAVEKPVSMERSVQALINLSDEAMATSGDYRNYYEIDGKRYSHIIDPGTGRPITHTLVSVSVVDETCSRADAFATGLTVLGPERGIALAKECNLSAFFIVKTPDGLSEIVTGNFPQHEKLN, from the coding sequence ATGAAGTGGTTTTCAGGGACATTGGCTAAAGTGATCGGATTAATTGTCCTGTTGCTTCTTTTAGCCCTTATGCTGGTCGGGTGCGGAAACTCATCTGATCCCGTTCGAATTCAGGGTAGGGCCATTGGCACTACGTATTCCATTACTGCTTACGGTCTGCCGGAGAATCTTTCCCCTGAAGATTTGCGTAAGGGAGTAGAACTGGTTGTGGCTGGAGTAAATTCGGCTATGTCCTTATTTAAACCGGATTCCGAACTGTCACGTTTTAATGCTTATCGTAAAGATGATTGGTTCCTTGTGTCCAAAGAACTTGCCGATGTGGTGCATACAGCTAAAGCAGTTAATCGCATAACCGGCGGTGCCTTTGACATTACCATCGCACCATTGGTCAACCTTTGGGGATTCGGACCTGATAAAAGGCCTGAGATCATCCCGACTGAGGATGAAATTAAAGAGGCTAAGGCAAATGTCGGATCTGATCTGATAGAGGTCCGTTTTGACCCTCCTGCCCTTAAAAAACTCACCCCGGCTATTACCCTTGATCTGGCAGCCATTGCCAAGGGCTATTGCGTGGATGCAGTCAGTTCCTGGCTTAAAGCCAGTGGCGTATCAAGCTATATGGTTGAGATCGGTGGAGAGATACGGACAGTCGGAGTAAAGCCGGACAATGCTCCGTGGCGTATTGCAGTTGAAAAGCCGGTAAGTATGGAGCGTTCAGTGCAAGCACTGATCAATCTTTCCGATGAAGCCATGGCGACATCAGGCGATTACCGCAACTATTATGAGATAGATGGTAAAAGATATTCGCATATAATTGATCCCGGTACCGGACGACCCATTACGCACACTCTTGTATCGGTAAGTGTCGTAGATGAAACCTGCTCCCGTGCCGATGCATTTGCCACCGGCCTGACAGTGCTTGGGCCCGAAAGAGGCATTGCACTGGCCAAGGAATGCAATCTGTCCGCTTTTTTCATTGTGAAAACCCCGGATGGATTATCAGAAATTGTCACCGGCAATTTCCCTCAACACGAAAAATTGAATTGA